From the genome of Vitis riparia cultivar Riparia Gloire de Montpellier isolate 1030 chromosome 2, EGFV_Vit.rip_1.0, whole genome shotgun sequence, one region includes:
- the LOC117906711 gene encoding uncharacterized protein LOC117906711, with product MECFLSRIQDKVVVEEREDEVFWVVTKSGSLSVNSLLSILEEVRKLKLNMKSTVVIEENAWRISEELKGKKCLILMDEVCDFIDLHKVMGIQDHQENKVVLASRLRDICKDLDADELINAKPLSDHEAFNMFKEKLDLSKKALSEFLHPFGRTLNIDRRTRAA from the exons ATGGAATGCTTCTTGTCAAGGATTCAAGACAAGGTGGTGGTTGAGGAGAGGGAGGATGAGGTGTTTTGGGTGGTTACAAAGAGTGGATCCCTTTCTGTTAATTCCCTTCTTTCTATTCTTGAGGAAGTAAGG AAactaaaattgaatatgaagAGCACTGTTGTCATTGAGGAAAATGCTTGGAGAATTTCTGAAGAGTTGAAGGGAAAGAAGTGTTTGATTCTTATGGATGAAGTCTGTGACTTTATTGATCTACATAAAGTAATGGGTATCCAAGACCACCAAGAAAACAAGGTAGTGTTGGCGAGTAGGCTTCGTGATATCTGCAAGGACTTGGATGCTGATGAGCTAATCAATGCGAAACCATTGTCAGATCATGAAGCTTTCAACATGTTCAAGGAAAAG CTTGATTTGTCTAAGAAGGCTCTATCTGAATTCTTGCATCCATTTGGTAGAACTCTCAACATAGATAGACGCACTCGTGCAGCTTGA
- the LOC117907881 gene encoding probable disease resistance protein At4g27220 isoform X2, with the protein MEPSRSRTSPDSAAEEDLSGFGSKQPVYSELDAKSDLGKKPSQRMQSRAIIMYEVWELNKKKDVVCFILSYPPFNSRNNETHRGWIRHVLEINHKVREELYTEKEVSVSELSSEITRLLHHSIHDIEAHVPSDLIGKMCEWWSPRHTTPKKAMLDLCIDDFMIRQFLQDIQIPEIRRILISEVNDETLLCRLKNLPPIRQMFDLVIQVNVKFCLKIKDIEDRIIEELGFSTSSRGEAEQLLRSQNFLILLDDFDTRRINLHDLGNGWWNSDNTQKIALISFLVHPEAPVDLEIRRNHHLLSWELFCMNVGEVVHSSTIQKLAVLVLKQCSGHLLATVLMARALKEVKDVRIWQHASRVISFLPTSHTEDRILLNALSFVLGHLGSANKYVKYCASYLEIEGTYKVDLLERWMNEDLIGTLDEGEQIVQHLVNALLLESFQNGQSIRMRDEIRKELMNFYKAETNPILLVELDGRGLMEAPKNEAWEEANEMHLMNNKISKLPDNPNSPKLSVLFLQDAGDDRYGVLQSLEYLYLHYMKNLRSIWKGPPIWMGSLSNLKVLALHTCPELATIFTFNILQQCCNLEELVVEDCPEINSIVNHKVLAKDVGPWAWYLPKLKKMSIHYMPKLASISQGVLIAPNLEWLSLYDCPSLKILSPEEVSSCKLKVIIGEADWWSALEWKKSEWFQPPNLDAIFVPIERDIDLRTQLAEINDQLQAQMQKTEPSQQSGPGDSLKAPAVEAGTSAKQKQMKLGHLFMKWPLSELHPFLIQVP; encoded by the exons ATGGAGCCAAGCCGGAGCAGAACCTCTCCAGACTCGGCAGCGGAGGAGGATCTGAGTGGGTTTGGTTCAAAACAGCCTGTATATTCGGAATTGGATGCAAAGAGTGATTTGGGAAAGAAGCCTTCTCAGAGGATGCAGTCGCGGGCTAT AATTATGTACGAAGTTTGGGAATTGAACAAGAAGAAGGACGTTGTGTgctttattttatcatatcctCCTTTCAACTCCCGGAACAATGAAACACACAGAGGCTGGATTCGACATGTTCTGGAGATTAATCACAAAGTAAGAGAAGAACTTTACACGGAGAAAGAAGTGAGTGTTTCAGAGCTCTCTTCTGAAATCACTAGATTGCTTCATCATTCAATCCATGATATCGAAGCTCATGTTCCATCAGATCTCATTGGGAAGATGTGTGAGTGGTGGTCTCCAAGGCATACAACACCTAAGAAGGCAATGCTGGATTTGTGTATTGATGATTTTATGATTCGCCAATTTTTACAAGATATACAAATTCCCGAAATCCGGAGGATTTTGATTTCAGAAGTAAATGATGAAACCTTGCTGTGCAGACTGAAGAATCTTCCACCAATAAGGCAAATGTTTGATCTCGTCATTCAAGTTAATGTCAAGTTTTGTCTGAAAATTAAAGATATAGAGGATAGAATCATAGAAGAATTGGGTTTCTCAACATCCAGCAGAGGGGAAGCAGAGCAATTATTGAGAAGCCAAAATTTCTTAATCCTTCTTGATGACTTCGATACACGGAGAATAAATTTGCATGACCTGGGGAATGGCTGGTGGAACTCAGATAACACTCAAAAGATAGCTTTGATAAGCTTTCTAGTTCATCCAGAGGCGCCAGTGGATCTGGAGATTAGGAGGAACCATCATCTATTATCATGGGAATTATTTTGTATGAATGTTGGTGAAGTTGTGCATTCTTCAACTATCCAGAAACTAGCTGTACTTGTGTTGAAACAATGCTCTGGCCATTTACTAGCCACTGTTCTAATGGCAAGAGCCTTAAAAGAGGTCAAGGATGTTCGTATCTGGCAGCATGCATCTCGGGTAATAAGCTTTCTACCAACATCACACACCGAAGATAGAATTTTGCTTAATGCATTATCATTTGTTCTGGGGCATTTAGGTTCTgcaaataaatatgtaaaatattgtGCATCTTATCTAGAGATAGAAGGAACATACAAAGTGGATTTGCTTGAAAGGTGGATGAACGAAGACTTAATCGGAACACTCGATGAAGGAGAACAGATTGTTCAACATCTTGTCAATGCCCTCTTGTTGGAAAGCTTTCAGAATGGACAGTCAATTCGAATGCGAGATGAAATCCGTAAGGagttaatgaatttttataaagcCGAAACGAATCCAATACTACTTGTTGAATTAGATGGAAGAGGACTCATGGAGGCACCAAAAAATGAGGCATGGGAGGAAGCTAATGAGATgcatttgatgaataataaaatatccaaGCTACCAGATAATCCAAATAGCCCTAAACTCAGCGTATTGTTCTTACAAG ATGCAGGTGATGACAGATATGGTGTGCTTCAATCACTAGAGTACTTGTATCTTCATTATATGAAGAATCTAAGGAGCATCTGGAAAGGGCCACCTATTTGGATGGGTTCGCTATCCAATCTAAAAGTTTTGGCATTGCATACCTGCCCTGAATTGGCTACCATTTTTACTTTCAATATTCTTCAACAGTGCTGCAACTTAGAGGAGCTTGTGGTTGAAGACTGCCCTGAAATCAACAGCATAGTGAATCATAAAGTTCTTGCTAAAGATGTAGGGCCATGGGCATGGTATCTGCCAAAGTTGAAGAAGATGTCCATTCATTACATGCCTAAATTGGCCAGCATTTCCCAAGGTGTACTGATTGCACCAAACTTAGAATGGCTAAGCCTCTATGATTGCCCGAGCCTCAAAATTCTCTCCCCAGAGGAAGTTAGCAGTTGTAAATTAAAGGTCATAATAGGAGAGGCAGACTGGTGGAGTGCATTGGAGTGGAAAAAATCAGAATGGTTTCAACCACCAAATCTGGATGCTATCTTTGTTCCAATTGAAAGGGACATAGATTTGAGGACACAGTTAGCAGAAATTAATGATCAGCTTCAAGCTCAGATGCAAAAAACAGAGCCCTCTCAACAGTCAG GTCCTGGTGACTCTCTGAAGGCCCCTGCAGTTGAGGCTGGAACAAGCGCAAAGCAGAAGCAAATGAAGCTCGGGCATCTTTTCATGAAGTGGCCACTCTCAGAACTCCATCCTTTTCTCATTCAAGTTCCCTGA
- the LOC117907881 gene encoding disease resistance protein At4g27190-like isoform X1, with the protein MEPSRSRTSPDSAAEEDLSGFGSKQPVYSELDAKSDLGKKPSQRMQSRAIIMYEVWELNKKKDVVCFILSYPPFNSRNNETHRGWIRHVLEINHKVREELYTEKEVSVSELSSEITRLLHHSIHDIEAHVPSDLIGKMCEWWSPRHTTPKKAMLDLCIDDFMIRQFLQDIQIPEIRRILISEVNDETLLCRLKNLPPIRQMFDLVIQVNVKFCLKIKDIEDRIIEELGFSTSSRGEAEQLLRSQNFLILLDDFDTRRINLHDLGNGWWNSDNTQKIALISFLVHPEAPVDLEIRRNHHLLSWELFCMNVGEVVHSSTIQKLAVLVLKQCSGHLLATVLMARALKEVKDVRIWQHASRVISFLPTSHTEDRILLNALSFVLGHLGSANKYVKYCASYLEIEGTYKVDLLERWMNEDLIGTLDEGEQIVQHLVNALLLESFQNGQSIRMRDEIRKELMNFYKAETNPILLVELDGRGLMEAPKNEAWEEANEMHLMNNKISKLPDNPNSPKLSVLFLQGNHHLRVISTSFFQCMPILQILDLSQTKIKSLPQSFFKLVQLQKFILRSCELFKELPTEVGELCHLEVLDLEGTEIINLPIAIGKLTNLTCLKVSFNPQINQNRRNNHSNTIIPQNVISNLLQLEELSLDVDLEDERWDETMKDIVKEICSLNRLHSLKLHLPKVFLLNDLTNGSSSMNLSCMCFRFLVGRHQKRMISRLSHEFAIKFEEQESCLKYLNGEGVPIEVKKVLKHASALFLDRHLTVTSLSEFGIKNMKNLKFCALVECNEIQTIVDAGDDRYGVLQSLEYLYLHYMKNLRSIWKGPPIWMGSLSNLKVLALHTCPELATIFTFNILQQCCNLEELVVEDCPEINSIVNHKVLAKDVGPWAWYLPKLKKMSIHYMPKLASISQGVLIAPNLEWLSLYDCPSLKILSPEEVSSCKLKVIIGEADWWSALEWKKSEWFQPPNLDAIFVPIERDIDLRTQLAEINDQLQAQMQKTEPSQQSGPGDSLKAPAVEAGTSAKQKQMKLGHLFMKWPLSELHPFLIQVP; encoded by the exons ATGGAGCCAAGCCGGAGCAGAACCTCTCCAGACTCGGCAGCGGAGGAGGATCTGAGTGGGTTTGGTTCAAAACAGCCTGTATATTCGGAATTGGATGCAAAGAGTGATTTGGGAAAGAAGCCTTCTCAGAGGATGCAGTCGCGGGCTAT AATTATGTACGAAGTTTGGGAATTGAACAAGAAGAAGGACGTTGTGTgctttattttatcatatcctCCTTTCAACTCCCGGAACAATGAAACACACAGAGGCTGGATTCGACATGTTCTGGAGATTAATCACAAAGTAAGAGAAGAACTTTACACGGAGAAAGAAGTGAGTGTTTCAGAGCTCTCTTCTGAAATCACTAGATTGCTTCATCATTCAATCCATGATATCGAAGCTCATGTTCCATCAGATCTCATTGGGAAGATGTGTGAGTGGTGGTCTCCAAGGCATACAACACCTAAGAAGGCAATGCTGGATTTGTGTATTGATGATTTTATGATTCGCCAATTTTTACAAGATATACAAATTCCCGAAATCCGGAGGATTTTGATTTCAGAAGTAAATGATGAAACCTTGCTGTGCAGACTGAAGAATCTTCCACCAATAAGGCAAATGTTTGATCTCGTCATTCAAGTTAATGTCAAGTTTTGTCTGAAAATTAAAGATATAGAGGATAGAATCATAGAAGAATTGGGTTTCTCAACATCCAGCAGAGGGGAAGCAGAGCAATTATTGAGAAGCCAAAATTTCTTAATCCTTCTTGATGACTTCGATACACGGAGAATAAATTTGCATGACCTGGGGAATGGCTGGTGGAACTCAGATAACACTCAAAAGATAGCTTTGATAAGCTTTCTAGTTCATCCAGAGGCGCCAGTGGATCTGGAGATTAGGAGGAACCATCATCTATTATCATGGGAATTATTTTGTATGAATGTTGGTGAAGTTGTGCATTCTTCAACTATCCAGAAACTAGCTGTACTTGTGTTGAAACAATGCTCTGGCCATTTACTAGCCACTGTTCTAATGGCAAGAGCCTTAAAAGAGGTCAAGGATGTTCGTATCTGGCAGCATGCATCTCGGGTAATAAGCTTTCTACCAACATCACACACCGAAGATAGAATTTTGCTTAATGCATTATCATTTGTTCTGGGGCATTTAGGTTCTgcaaataaatatgtaaaatattgtGCATCTTATCTAGAGATAGAAGGAACATACAAAGTGGATTTGCTTGAAAGGTGGATGAACGAAGACTTAATCGGAACACTCGATGAAGGAGAACAGATTGTTCAACATCTTGTCAATGCCCTCTTGTTGGAAAGCTTTCAGAATGGACAGTCAATTCGAATGCGAGATGAAATCCGTAAGGagttaatgaatttttataaagcCGAAACGAATCCAATACTACTTGTTGAATTAGATGGAAGAGGACTCATGGAGGCACCAAAAAATGAGGCATGGGAGGAAGCTAATGAGATgcatttgatgaataataaaatatccaaGCTACCAGATAATCCAAATAGCCCTAAACTCAGCGTATTGTTCTTACAAGGTAACCATCATCTGAGAGTTATTTCTACATCTTTTTTCCAATGCATGCCTATCCTTCAAATCCTAGACTTGTCCCAAACTAAAATAAAGTCTTTACCACAATCCTTTTTTAAGTTGGTTcaacttcaaaaattcattttaagaaGTTGTGAACTATTCAAAGAGTTGCCAACCGAAGTTGGAGAACTTTGTCATCTTGAGGTACTTGATCTTGAAGGGACTGAAATCATAAATTTACCAATTGCTATTGGGAAATTGACAAATTTGACATGCTTGAAAGTATCATTTAATCCTCAGATTAATCAGAATAGAAGAAACAATCATTCAAATACAATCATACCCCAGAATGTCATATCCAATCTGCTTCAATTGGAAGAGTTAAGCCTAGATGTGGATCTAGAAGATGAGAGATGGGATGAAACAATGAAAGATATTGTAAAGGAAATTTGCAGCTTAAACCGGTTGCATTCTCTTAAACTTCACTTGCCAAAAGTTTTTCTTTTGAATGACTTGACAAATGGATCATCATCAATGAACCTATCATGCATGTGCTTTAGATTTCTTGTTGGCAGACATCAGAAGCGCATGATATCTCGGTTGTCACATGAATTtgcaattaaatttgaagaacaagaaagCTGCTTGAAGTATTTGAATGGTGAAGGTGTCCCAATTGAAGTTAAGAAGGTTCTTAAGCATGCTTCTGCATTGTTCCTGGATCGCCATTTAACTGTTACCAGCTTATCTGAATTCGggattaaaaatatgaagaatctTAAATTTTGTGCATTAGTGGAATGTAATGAGATTCAAACCATTGTAGATGCAGGTGATGACAGATATGGTGTGCTTCAATCACTAGAGTACTTGTATCTTCATTATATGAAGAATCTAAGGAGCATCTGGAAAGGGCCACCTATTTGGATGGGTTCGCTATCCAATCTAAAAGTTTTGGCATTGCATACCTGCCCTGAATTGGCTACCATTTTTACTTTCAATATTCTTCAACAGTGCTGCAACTTAGAGGAGCTTGTGGTTGAAGACTGCCCTGAAATCAACAGCATAGTGAATCATAAAGTTCTTGCTAAAGATGTAGGGCCATGGGCATGGTATCTGCCAAAGTTGAAGAAGATGTCCATTCATTACATGCCTAAATTGGCCAGCATTTCCCAAGGTGTACTGATTGCACCAAACTTAGAATGGCTAAGCCTCTATGATTGCCCGAGCCTCAAAATTCTCTCCCCAGAGGAAGTTAGCAGTTGTAAATTAAAGGTCATAATAGGAGAGGCAGACTGGTGGAGTGCATTGGAGTGGAAAAAATCAGAATGGTTTCAACCACCAAATCTGGATGCTATCTTTGTTCCAATTGAAAGGGACATAGATTTGAGGACACAGTTAGCAGAAATTAATGATCAGCTTCAAGCTCAGATGCAAAAAACAGAGCCCTCTCAACAGTCAG GTCCTGGTGACTCTCTGAAGGCCCCTGCAGTTGAGGCTGGAACAAGCGCAAAGCAGAAGCAAATGAAGCTCGGGCATCTTTTCATGAAGTGGCCACTCTCAGAACTCCATCCTTTTCTCATTCAAGTTCCCTGA